The DNA segment CCTCAGGTGGGAACCTTGTGTgtatgaaaacaggaagtcggAGGGGAGAGACTGCACAGATTTGTTTTGTTACAGACTGGGAAAACATAGCTAAATGGTGATGAGTTTAGATTACTGTGGGCTAATCCCTAATAATTCACAGTGGTCAAAAATACTAAGCTTCATTCTGTTTTGTAAAACGGTAGATTAGGACTTTTATACGGGAAGTGCTACTGTTTGGTTTGTTGCATCACTTCTGCAATCTGTGGCAGTTTGTTGGTGTTGTTTATGAAAGCCCAGTGATTATTTTGTCAAGCACTGAGATTTCTGGCATTTAGATCTCACCTTCTGGTGTGTTATAAAAGCCAGAAACACCCCCTCTGAGATGATAACTGCTGAACAGTGGAAGACAATGATACAAATATGCAGTGTTGCCTGATTTGTTCTGAACATATGAATGCTGAGTCATAAAagttgggaggaaaaaaaacattcctttGAACTTTATATTTAACAACAGCTAGACGTGGTACCATTTATTCAGGATGTTTTCTTGCAAGATTATATTGTGTTAAgaggtttgtgtgtttattgtgcATATATGTGCATGATCACTCCCCACAAATAATCTGTATGGGGCATTTGTTCTTCTCACACaactcctcttcttctttcttctttaatcCTGTAAAAGGTACGCAAGCCTGTATTTCTGCTGTGCGGTAGAGGATCAGGACAACGAGCTGATCACTCTGGAGATCATCCACAGATATGTGGAGCTGCTTGACAAATATTTTGGCAGTGTGAGTCTTGTAAACATCACTTGTGTAACATAAGAAAttaaagagaggagaaaatgtttcctctgattctttttctttgtggtgtTGTGATATTACAGGTGTGTGAactggacatcattttcaacttTGAGAAGGCCTACTTCATCCTGGATGAGTTCCTGCTGGGTGGAGAGGCTCAGGAAACCTCCAAGAAGAATGTGCTGAAGGCCATCGAGCAGGccgacctgctgcaggaggtaCGGCTTCATCAGCACATTTTCCCCAGAAATGTCTGTACAGTTGTTTCTCTGAGGATTTCTTATGACGTTCTGAATGTATTCCAACAAATGGAAGATATTTTTATGTGACATTTCAGCAATAGAACAGAAAAGATGCTGGATGTCTTTGTTGGTTTTAATAGTATGGAATAAAGAGGCAAAAGTTCTGTCAACTGGTTGAAAAGGCATGGACCTGAGACTCAGAGAGCTCCGGTGCTAAATAAACTTATGAGCATATTTGGTGTTT comes from the Salarias fasciatus chromosome 1, fSalaFa1.1, whole genome shotgun sequence genome and includes:
- the LOC115394432 gene encoding AP-1 complex subunit sigma-2-like translates to MQFMLLFSRQGKLRLQKWYVPLSDKERKKISRDLVQTILARKPKMCSFLEWRDLKIVYKRYASLYFCCAVEDQDNELITLEIIHRYVELLDKYFGSVCELDIIFNFEKAYFILDEFLLGGEAQETSKKNVLKAIEQADLLQEEAEAPRSVLEEIGLT